The following proteins come from a genomic window of Musa acuminata AAA Group cultivar baxijiao chromosome BXJ1-7, Cavendish_Baxijiao_AAA, whole genome shotgun sequence:
- the LOC103992596 gene encoding uncharacterized protein LOC103992596 isoform X1 yields the protein MDPIRCPENSFAYDSTLCACNPGYYRDRSGGCRLFEAGDGDWTVGTRAGPAGRPFLVTVLPLESLERMVRSENALLRAVLVVTLVWLAFCVAVRLGRIDGGRTVWFRIRWSVAQLDLFATNHDREGIGGSASSSSSCHARSGLSFDSVEYGLAPARGGGSASAHTARDDNKVVRKRKSELGGTLSVVSWILFIGLLSALLYQLITRRSIEVHRVRTSNATDLKSFISFEFNITTVSSMSCSHMRGLDKLVIGTPGFIDCKVFPLSNYANYSCYNTTWGPTVSLKCNNCQIPTGDHYISWQFVDLPDDPAAAVGFQFNLSAKAHNDNGHVSYVSGTLNSGSYLHNRAVTFRGPDLNIMKIHLFPQKFDYLKDNLWLIQPLVHDFLPGSFFYEIDKLRASLRSSKDGLVNTTLCISYLSDYIVEIDKENILGIVAFLSDVGGLYTITLAISLYFLRQCESRIKKLQMDDTEMRDIRRRRRAQQHWDKLRIYVRYTWGHSNLNMRSRTKPVRNSIIGMLSGIGSLHIRKQICRMDSTCPQKTYKSSNQMNVFPESILIGSTSQD from the exons ATGGATCCGATCCGCTGCCCGGAGAATTCCTTCGCCTACGACTCCACGCTGTGCGCGTGCAACCCCGGGTACTACAGGGACCGGAGCGGCGGCTGCAGGTTGTTCGAGGCGGGAGACGGCGACTGGACGGTGGGGACCAGGGCGGGACCGGCCGGGCGGCCCTTCCTCGTCACGGTGCTGCCGCTGGAGTCGCTGGAGCGGATGGTGCGGTCTGAGAACGCGCTGCTGAGGGCGGTGCTGGTGGTGACGCTTGTCTGGCTGGCCTTCTGCGTCGCGGTCCGGCTCGGGAGAATCGACGGCGGGCGGACCGTGTGGTTTCGGATCAGGTGGTCGGTTGCTCAGCTGGACTTGTTCGCCACCAACCATGACCGG GAAGGGATCGGAGGCTCCGCCTCATCCTCGTCGTCGTGCCACGCGCGATCCGGGCTATCATTCGACTCCGTCGAGTATGGACTTGCTCCGGCGCGCGGTGGTGGATCTGCGTCGGCCCACACGGCGCGG GATGATAACAAGGTTGTGAGAAAGAGAAAATCCGAGCTGGGTGGGACATTGTCTGTAGTGAGCTGGATTTTGTTCATCGGTCTTTTATCTGC GTTGCTTTATCAACTTATCACAAGAAGAAGCATTGAGGTTCACAGAGTCAGAACAAGCAATGCTACGGATCTGAAATCATTCATCAGTTTTGAATTTAATATAACTACAGTTTCTAGCATGAGTTGTTCACATATGCGAGGCCTCGATAAATTGGTGATTGGGACTCCAGGTTTTATCGACTGCAAAGTTTTCCCTTTATCAAATTATGCAAACTATTCTTGTTACAACACAACCTGGGGACCCACTGTATCGCTAAAATGCAACAATTGTCAGATTCCAACTGGTGACCACTATATTTCATGGCAGTTTGTTGACCTTCCTGATGATCCTGCAGCTGCTGTTGGTTTTCAGTTCAATCTTTCAGCCAAAGCCCATAATGATAACGGACATGTGAGCTATGTCAGTGGCACACTAAATTCAGGGAGCTATTTGCACAATAGGGCAGTAACTTTTCGAGGGCCAGACCTCAATATCATGAAGATTCATTTGTTCCCTCAGAAATTTGACTATCTAAAAGATAATCTGTGGTTGATTCAGCCTTTGGTTCATGATTTTCTTCCTGGTTCATTTTTTTATGAGATCGACAAGCTTCGAGCCTCTCTTCGAAGTTCCAAAGATGGACTAGTAAATACTACATTATGCATCAGCTATCTCTCCGATTACATTGTGGAGATTGACAAAGAAAACATATTAGGGATTG TGGCTTTTCTTTCGGATGTTGGTGGCCTTTATACCATTACCCTTGcaatttctttgtattttttaCGTCAG TGTGAATCCAGAATCAAGAAGCTGCAGATGGATGATACTGAGATGCGGGATATTAGAAGACGCAGGCGTGCTCAGCAGCACTGGGATAAG tTGAGGATATATGTCAGGTACACATGGGGACATAGTAACTTGAATATGAGAAGCAGAACAAAGCCAGTTAGAAATTCCATCATAGGTATGTTATCTGGAATTGGATCTCTCCATATAAGGAAGCAAATATGTAGGATGGATTCTACATGTCCACAGAAGACATATAAAAGCTCTAATCAGAtg AATGTTTTTCCAGAGTCTATCCTGATCGGAAGCACAAGTCAAGATTAG
- the LOC103992596 gene encoding uncharacterized protein LOC103992596 isoform X4 produces the protein MTGSHLPFEMGEAMVSSLFASSSRKGSEAPPHPRRRATRDPGYHSTPSSMDLLRRAVVDLRRPTRRGSVGDDNKVVRKRKSELGGTLSVVSWILFIGLLSALLYQLITRRSIEVHRVRTSNATDLKSFISFEFNITTVSSMSCSHMRGLDKLVIGTPGFIDCKVFPLSNYANYSCYNTTWGPTVSLKCNNCQIPTGDHYISWQFVDLPDDPAAAVGFQFNLSAKAHNDNGHVSYVSGTLNSGSYLHNRAVTFRGPDLNIMKIHLFPQKFDYLKDNLWLIQPLVHDFLPGSFFYEIDKLRASLRSSKDGLVNTTLCISYLSDYIVEIDKENILGIVAFLSDVGGLYTITLAISLYFLRQCESRIKKLQMDDTEMRDIRRRRRAQQHWDKLRIYVRYTWGHSNLNMRSRTKPVRNSIIGMLSGIGSLHIRKQICRMDSTCPQKTYKSSNQMNVFPESILIGSTSQD, from the exons ATGACCGG TTCACATCTTCCGTTTGAGATGGGGGAAGCGATGGTTAGTTCGCTCTTTGCTTCCTCTTCCAGGAAGGGATCGGAGGCTCCGCCTCATCCTCGTCGTCGTGCCACGCGCGATCCGGGCTATCATTCGACTCCGTCGAGTATGGACTTGCTCCGGCGCGCGGTGGTGGATCTGCGTCGGCCCACACGGCGCGGGTCGGTAGGA GATGATAACAAGGTTGTGAGAAAGAGAAAATCCGAGCTGGGTGGGACATTGTCTGTAGTGAGCTGGATTTTGTTCATCGGTCTTTTATCTGC GTTGCTTTATCAACTTATCACAAGAAGAAGCATTGAGGTTCACAGAGTCAGAACAAGCAATGCTACGGATCTGAAATCATTCATCAGTTTTGAATTTAATATAACTACAGTTTCTAGCATGAGTTGTTCACATATGCGAGGCCTCGATAAATTGGTGATTGGGACTCCAGGTTTTATCGACTGCAAAGTTTTCCCTTTATCAAATTATGCAAACTATTCTTGTTACAACACAACCTGGGGACCCACTGTATCGCTAAAATGCAACAATTGTCAGATTCCAACTGGTGACCACTATATTTCATGGCAGTTTGTTGACCTTCCTGATGATCCTGCAGCTGCTGTTGGTTTTCAGTTCAATCTTTCAGCCAAAGCCCATAATGATAACGGACATGTGAGCTATGTCAGTGGCACACTAAATTCAGGGAGCTATTTGCACAATAGGGCAGTAACTTTTCGAGGGCCAGACCTCAATATCATGAAGATTCATTTGTTCCCTCAGAAATTTGACTATCTAAAAGATAATCTGTGGTTGATTCAGCCTTTGGTTCATGATTTTCTTCCTGGTTCATTTTTTTATGAGATCGACAAGCTTCGAGCCTCTCTTCGAAGTTCCAAAGATGGACTAGTAAATACTACATTATGCATCAGCTATCTCTCCGATTACATTGTGGAGATTGACAAAGAAAACATATTAGGGATTG TGGCTTTTCTTTCGGATGTTGGTGGCCTTTATACCATTACCCTTGcaatttctttgtattttttaCGTCAG TGTGAATCCAGAATCAAGAAGCTGCAGATGGATGATACTGAGATGCGGGATATTAGAAGACGCAGGCGTGCTCAGCAGCACTGGGATAAG tTGAGGATATATGTCAGGTACACATGGGGACATAGTAACTTGAATATGAGAAGCAGAACAAAGCCAGTTAGAAATTCCATCATAGGTATGTTATCTGGAATTGGATCTCTCCATATAAGGAAGCAAATATGTAGGATGGATTCTACATGTCCACAGAAGACATATAAAAGCTCTAATCAGAtg AATGTTTTTCCAGAGTCTATCCTGATCGGAAGCACAAGTCAAGATTAG
- the LOC103992596 gene encoding uncharacterized protein LOC103992596 isoform X6: MTGKGSEAPPHPRRRATRDPGYHSTPSSMDLLRRAVVDLRRPTRRGSVGDDNKVVRKRKSELGGTLSVVSWILFIGLLSALLYQLITRRSIEVHRVRTSNATDLKSFISFEFNITTVSSMSCSHMRGLDKLVIGTPGFIDCKVFPLSNYANYSCYNTTWGPTVSLKCNNCQIPTGDHYISWQFVDLPDDPAAAVGFQFNLSAKAHNDNGHVSYVSGTLNSGSYLHNRAVTFRGPDLNIMKIHLFPQKFDYLKDNLWLIQPLVHDFLPGSFFYEIDKLRASLRSSKDGLVNTTLCISYLSDYIVEIDKENILGIVAFLSDVGGLYTITLAISLYFLRQCESRIKKLQMDDTEMRDIRRRRRAQQHWDKLRIYVRYTWGHSNLNMRSRTKPVRNSIIGMLSGIGSLHIRKQICRMDSTCPQKTYKSSNQMNVFPESILIGSTSQD; the protein is encoded by the exons ATGACCGG GAAGGGATCGGAGGCTCCGCCTCATCCTCGTCGTCGTGCCACGCGCGATCCGGGCTATCATTCGACTCCGTCGAGTATGGACTTGCTCCGGCGCGCGGTGGTGGATCTGCGTCGGCCCACACGGCGCGGGTCGGTAGGA GATGATAACAAGGTTGTGAGAAAGAGAAAATCCGAGCTGGGTGGGACATTGTCTGTAGTGAGCTGGATTTTGTTCATCGGTCTTTTATCTGC GTTGCTTTATCAACTTATCACAAGAAGAAGCATTGAGGTTCACAGAGTCAGAACAAGCAATGCTACGGATCTGAAATCATTCATCAGTTTTGAATTTAATATAACTACAGTTTCTAGCATGAGTTGTTCACATATGCGAGGCCTCGATAAATTGGTGATTGGGACTCCAGGTTTTATCGACTGCAAAGTTTTCCCTTTATCAAATTATGCAAACTATTCTTGTTACAACACAACCTGGGGACCCACTGTATCGCTAAAATGCAACAATTGTCAGATTCCAACTGGTGACCACTATATTTCATGGCAGTTTGTTGACCTTCCTGATGATCCTGCAGCTGCTGTTGGTTTTCAGTTCAATCTTTCAGCCAAAGCCCATAATGATAACGGACATGTGAGCTATGTCAGTGGCACACTAAATTCAGGGAGCTATTTGCACAATAGGGCAGTAACTTTTCGAGGGCCAGACCTCAATATCATGAAGATTCATTTGTTCCCTCAGAAATTTGACTATCTAAAAGATAATCTGTGGTTGATTCAGCCTTTGGTTCATGATTTTCTTCCTGGTTCATTTTTTTATGAGATCGACAAGCTTCGAGCCTCTCTTCGAAGTTCCAAAGATGGACTAGTAAATACTACATTATGCATCAGCTATCTCTCCGATTACATTGTGGAGATTGACAAAGAAAACATATTAGGGATTG TGGCTTTTCTTTCGGATGTTGGTGGCCTTTATACCATTACCCTTGcaatttctttgtattttttaCGTCAG TGTGAATCCAGAATCAAGAAGCTGCAGATGGATGATACTGAGATGCGGGATATTAGAAGACGCAGGCGTGCTCAGCAGCACTGGGATAAG tTGAGGATATATGTCAGGTACACATGGGGACATAGTAACTTGAATATGAGAAGCAGAACAAAGCCAGTTAGAAATTCCATCATAGGTATGTTATCTGGAATTGGATCTCTCCATATAAGGAAGCAAATATGTAGGATGGATTCTACATGTCCACAGAAGACATATAAAAGCTCTAATCAGAtg AATGTTTTTCCAGAGTCTATCCTGATCGGAAGCACAAGTCAAGATTAG
- the LOC103992596 gene encoding uncharacterized protein LOC103992596 isoform X5, which produces MTGSHLPFEMGEAMVSSLFASSSRKGSEAPPHPRRRATRDPGYHSTPSSMDLLRRAVVDLRRPTRRGSDDNKVVRKRKSELGGTLSVVSWILFIGLLSALLYQLITRRSIEVHRVRTSNATDLKSFISFEFNITTVSSMSCSHMRGLDKLVIGTPGFIDCKVFPLSNYANYSCYNTTWGPTVSLKCNNCQIPTGDHYISWQFVDLPDDPAAAVGFQFNLSAKAHNDNGHVSYVSGTLNSGSYLHNRAVTFRGPDLNIMKIHLFPQKFDYLKDNLWLIQPLVHDFLPGSFFYEIDKLRASLRSSKDGLVNTTLCISYLSDYIVEIDKENILGIVAFLSDVGGLYTITLAISLYFLRQCESRIKKLQMDDTEMRDIRRRRRAQQHWDKLRIYVRYTWGHSNLNMRSRTKPVRNSIIGMLSGIGSLHIRKQICRMDSTCPQKTYKSSNQMNVFPESILIGSTSQD; this is translated from the exons ATGACCGG TTCACATCTTCCGTTTGAGATGGGGGAAGCGATGGTTAGTTCGCTCTTTGCTTCCTCTTCCAGGAAGGGATCGGAGGCTCCGCCTCATCCTCGTCGTCGTGCCACGCGCGATCCGGGCTATCATTCGACTCCGTCGAGTATGGACTTGCTCCGGCGCGCGGTGGTGGATCTGCGTCGGCCCACACGGCGCGGGTCG GATGATAACAAGGTTGTGAGAAAGAGAAAATCCGAGCTGGGTGGGACATTGTCTGTAGTGAGCTGGATTTTGTTCATCGGTCTTTTATCTGC GTTGCTTTATCAACTTATCACAAGAAGAAGCATTGAGGTTCACAGAGTCAGAACAAGCAATGCTACGGATCTGAAATCATTCATCAGTTTTGAATTTAATATAACTACAGTTTCTAGCATGAGTTGTTCACATATGCGAGGCCTCGATAAATTGGTGATTGGGACTCCAGGTTTTATCGACTGCAAAGTTTTCCCTTTATCAAATTATGCAAACTATTCTTGTTACAACACAACCTGGGGACCCACTGTATCGCTAAAATGCAACAATTGTCAGATTCCAACTGGTGACCACTATATTTCATGGCAGTTTGTTGACCTTCCTGATGATCCTGCAGCTGCTGTTGGTTTTCAGTTCAATCTTTCAGCCAAAGCCCATAATGATAACGGACATGTGAGCTATGTCAGTGGCACACTAAATTCAGGGAGCTATTTGCACAATAGGGCAGTAACTTTTCGAGGGCCAGACCTCAATATCATGAAGATTCATTTGTTCCCTCAGAAATTTGACTATCTAAAAGATAATCTGTGGTTGATTCAGCCTTTGGTTCATGATTTTCTTCCTGGTTCATTTTTTTATGAGATCGACAAGCTTCGAGCCTCTCTTCGAAGTTCCAAAGATGGACTAGTAAATACTACATTATGCATCAGCTATCTCTCCGATTACATTGTGGAGATTGACAAAGAAAACATATTAGGGATTG TGGCTTTTCTTTCGGATGTTGGTGGCCTTTATACCATTACCCTTGcaatttctttgtattttttaCGTCAG TGTGAATCCAGAATCAAGAAGCTGCAGATGGATGATACTGAGATGCGGGATATTAGAAGACGCAGGCGTGCTCAGCAGCACTGGGATAAG tTGAGGATATATGTCAGGTACACATGGGGACATAGTAACTTGAATATGAGAAGCAGAACAAAGCCAGTTAGAAATTCCATCATAGGTATGTTATCTGGAATTGGATCTCTCCATATAAGGAAGCAAATATGTAGGATGGATTCTACATGTCCACAGAAGACATATAAAAGCTCTAATCAGAtg AATGTTTTTCCAGAGTCTATCCTGATCGGAAGCACAAGTCAAGATTAG
- the LOC103992596 gene encoding uncharacterized protein LOC103992596 isoform X3, which yields MDPIRCPENSFAYDSTLCACNPGYYRDRSGGCRLFEAGDGDWTVGTRAGPAGRPFLVTVLPLESLERMVRSENALLRAVLVVTLVWLAFCVAVRLGRIDGGRTVWFRIRWSVAQLDLFATNHDRDDNKVVRKRKSELGGTLSVVSWILFIGLLSALLYQLITRRSIEVHRVRTSNATDLKSFISFEFNITTVSSMSCSHMRGLDKLVIGTPGFIDCKVFPLSNYANYSCYNTTWGPTVSLKCNNCQIPTGDHYISWQFVDLPDDPAAAVGFQFNLSAKAHNDNGHVSYVSGTLNSGSYLHNRAVTFRGPDLNIMKIHLFPQKFDYLKDNLWLIQPLVHDFLPGSFFYEIDKLRASLRSSKDGLVNTTLCISYLSDYIVEIDKENILGIVAFLSDVGGLYTITLAISLYFLRQCESRIKKLQMDDTEMRDIRRRRRAQQHWDKLRIYVRYTWGHSNLNMRSRTKPVRNSIIGMLSGIGSLHIRKQICRMDSTCPQKTYKSSNQMNVFPESILIGSTSQD from the exons ATGGATCCGATCCGCTGCCCGGAGAATTCCTTCGCCTACGACTCCACGCTGTGCGCGTGCAACCCCGGGTACTACAGGGACCGGAGCGGCGGCTGCAGGTTGTTCGAGGCGGGAGACGGCGACTGGACGGTGGGGACCAGGGCGGGACCGGCCGGGCGGCCCTTCCTCGTCACGGTGCTGCCGCTGGAGTCGCTGGAGCGGATGGTGCGGTCTGAGAACGCGCTGCTGAGGGCGGTGCTGGTGGTGACGCTTGTCTGGCTGGCCTTCTGCGTCGCGGTCCGGCTCGGGAGAATCGACGGCGGGCGGACCGTGTGGTTTCGGATCAGGTGGTCGGTTGCTCAGCTGGACTTGTTCGCCACCAACCATGACCGG GATGATAACAAGGTTGTGAGAAAGAGAAAATCCGAGCTGGGTGGGACATTGTCTGTAGTGAGCTGGATTTTGTTCATCGGTCTTTTATCTGC GTTGCTTTATCAACTTATCACAAGAAGAAGCATTGAGGTTCACAGAGTCAGAACAAGCAATGCTACGGATCTGAAATCATTCATCAGTTTTGAATTTAATATAACTACAGTTTCTAGCATGAGTTGTTCACATATGCGAGGCCTCGATAAATTGGTGATTGGGACTCCAGGTTTTATCGACTGCAAAGTTTTCCCTTTATCAAATTATGCAAACTATTCTTGTTACAACACAACCTGGGGACCCACTGTATCGCTAAAATGCAACAATTGTCAGATTCCAACTGGTGACCACTATATTTCATGGCAGTTTGTTGACCTTCCTGATGATCCTGCAGCTGCTGTTGGTTTTCAGTTCAATCTTTCAGCCAAAGCCCATAATGATAACGGACATGTGAGCTATGTCAGTGGCACACTAAATTCAGGGAGCTATTTGCACAATAGGGCAGTAACTTTTCGAGGGCCAGACCTCAATATCATGAAGATTCATTTGTTCCCTCAGAAATTTGACTATCTAAAAGATAATCTGTGGTTGATTCAGCCTTTGGTTCATGATTTTCTTCCTGGTTCATTTTTTTATGAGATCGACAAGCTTCGAGCCTCTCTTCGAAGTTCCAAAGATGGACTAGTAAATACTACATTATGCATCAGCTATCTCTCCGATTACATTGTGGAGATTGACAAAGAAAACATATTAGGGATTG TGGCTTTTCTTTCGGATGTTGGTGGCCTTTATACCATTACCCTTGcaatttctttgtattttttaCGTCAG TGTGAATCCAGAATCAAGAAGCTGCAGATGGATGATACTGAGATGCGGGATATTAGAAGACGCAGGCGTGCTCAGCAGCACTGGGATAAG tTGAGGATATATGTCAGGTACACATGGGGACATAGTAACTTGAATATGAGAAGCAGAACAAAGCCAGTTAGAAATTCCATCATAGGTATGTTATCTGGAATTGGATCTCTCCATATAAGGAAGCAAATATGTAGGATGGATTCTACATGTCCACAGAAGACATATAAAAGCTCTAATCAGAtg AATGTTTTTCCAGAGTCTATCCTGATCGGAAGCACAAGTCAAGATTAG
- the LOC103992596 gene encoding uncharacterized protein LOC103992596 isoform X2, producing the protein MDPIRCPENSFAYDSTLCACNPGYYRDRSGGCRLFEAGDGDWTVGTRAGPAGRPFLVTVLPLESLERMVRSENALLRAVLVVTLVWLAFCVAVRLGRIDGGRTVWFRIRWSVAQLDLFATNHDREGIGGSASSSSSCHARSGLSFDSVEYGLAPARGGGSASAHTARDDNKVVRKRKSELGGTLSVVSWILFIGLLSALLYQLITRRSIEVHRVRTSNATDLKSFISFEFNITTVSSMSCSHMRGLDKLVIGTPGFIDCKVFPLSNYANYSCYNTTWGPTVSLKCNNCQIPTGDHYISWQFVDLPDDPAAAVGFQFNLSAKAHNDNGHVSYVSGTLNSGSYLHNRAVTFRGPDLNIMKIHLFPQKFDYLKDNLWLIQPLVHDFLPGSFFYEIDKLRASLRSSKDGLVNTTLCISYLSDYIVEIDKENILGIVAFLSDVGGLYTITLAISLYFLRQCESRIKKLQMDDTEMRDIRRRRRAQQHWDKLRIYVRYTWGHSNLNMRSRTKPVRNSIIECFSRVYPDRKHKSRLAGSLRNFV; encoded by the exons ATGGATCCGATCCGCTGCCCGGAGAATTCCTTCGCCTACGACTCCACGCTGTGCGCGTGCAACCCCGGGTACTACAGGGACCGGAGCGGCGGCTGCAGGTTGTTCGAGGCGGGAGACGGCGACTGGACGGTGGGGACCAGGGCGGGACCGGCCGGGCGGCCCTTCCTCGTCACGGTGCTGCCGCTGGAGTCGCTGGAGCGGATGGTGCGGTCTGAGAACGCGCTGCTGAGGGCGGTGCTGGTGGTGACGCTTGTCTGGCTGGCCTTCTGCGTCGCGGTCCGGCTCGGGAGAATCGACGGCGGGCGGACCGTGTGGTTTCGGATCAGGTGGTCGGTTGCTCAGCTGGACTTGTTCGCCACCAACCATGACCGG GAAGGGATCGGAGGCTCCGCCTCATCCTCGTCGTCGTGCCACGCGCGATCCGGGCTATCATTCGACTCCGTCGAGTATGGACTTGCTCCGGCGCGCGGTGGTGGATCTGCGTCGGCCCACACGGCGCGG GATGATAACAAGGTTGTGAGAAAGAGAAAATCCGAGCTGGGTGGGACATTGTCTGTAGTGAGCTGGATTTTGTTCATCGGTCTTTTATCTGC GTTGCTTTATCAACTTATCACAAGAAGAAGCATTGAGGTTCACAGAGTCAGAACAAGCAATGCTACGGATCTGAAATCATTCATCAGTTTTGAATTTAATATAACTACAGTTTCTAGCATGAGTTGTTCACATATGCGAGGCCTCGATAAATTGGTGATTGGGACTCCAGGTTTTATCGACTGCAAAGTTTTCCCTTTATCAAATTATGCAAACTATTCTTGTTACAACACAACCTGGGGACCCACTGTATCGCTAAAATGCAACAATTGTCAGATTCCAACTGGTGACCACTATATTTCATGGCAGTTTGTTGACCTTCCTGATGATCCTGCAGCTGCTGTTGGTTTTCAGTTCAATCTTTCAGCCAAAGCCCATAATGATAACGGACATGTGAGCTATGTCAGTGGCACACTAAATTCAGGGAGCTATTTGCACAATAGGGCAGTAACTTTTCGAGGGCCAGACCTCAATATCATGAAGATTCATTTGTTCCCTCAGAAATTTGACTATCTAAAAGATAATCTGTGGTTGATTCAGCCTTTGGTTCATGATTTTCTTCCTGGTTCATTTTTTTATGAGATCGACAAGCTTCGAGCCTCTCTTCGAAGTTCCAAAGATGGACTAGTAAATACTACATTATGCATCAGCTATCTCTCCGATTACATTGTGGAGATTGACAAAGAAAACATATTAGGGATTG TGGCTTTTCTTTCGGATGTTGGTGGCCTTTATACCATTACCCTTGcaatttctttgtattttttaCGTCAG TGTGAATCCAGAATCAAGAAGCTGCAGATGGATGATACTGAGATGCGGGATATTAGAAGACGCAGGCGTGCTCAGCAGCACTGGGATAAG tTGAGGATATATGTCAGGTACACATGGGGACATAGTAACTTGAATATGAGAAGCAGAACAAAGCCAGTTAGAAATTCCATCATAG AATGTTTTTCCAGAGTCTATCCTGATCGGAAGCACAAGTCAAGATTAGCAGGCAGTTTAAGAAATTTTGTTTAA